The following coding sequences lie in one Halorarum halophilum genomic window:
- a CDS encoding glutathione S-transferase family protein, whose protein sequence is MSDATNMLVDGEWRTDVRRDTGDGGEFEREETSFRDWIDGAVPGPDAEPVENPDFPAEPDRYHVYINRACPWAHRVAMTRALKGLEDVVSLSLTRPERYNEGWEFSEDQPDPLYGARYLRDIYTKADPDYTGRVTVPVLWDTQRETVVNNESEEIMRMLDTAFHDLGNGVDLYPEGYREEVDELIDDVYPRINNGVYRAGFAGTQAAYDDAVDDLFEALDEYEEHLDHRRYLAGDRLTEADVALFATLVRFDHVYHTHFRCNRRAIHEYPNLWEYTKDVFGTPGVAGTVNLDHITRHYYKSHESLNPKRIVPTGPDIDFSAPHDRDGLPGEPPAELVGDAAAD, encoded by the coding sequence ATGAGCGACGCGACCAACATGCTCGTCGACGGGGAGTGGCGGACGGACGTCCGCCGCGACACCGGCGACGGCGGCGAGTTCGAGCGGGAGGAGACGAGCTTCCGGGACTGGATCGACGGCGCGGTTCCCGGGCCGGACGCGGAGCCGGTCGAGAACCCGGATTTCCCGGCAGAACCGGACAGGTACCACGTCTACATCAACCGGGCGTGCCCCTGGGCCCACCGCGTCGCGATGACGCGCGCGCTGAAGGGGCTGGAGGACGTGGTCTCGCTCTCGCTCACGCGACCGGAACGGTACAACGAGGGGTGGGAGTTCTCCGAGGACCAACCCGACCCGCTCTACGGCGCGCGGTACCTCCGCGACATCTACACGAAGGCCGATCCCGACTACACCGGCCGCGTAACAGTGCCGGTGCTCTGGGACACCCAGCGCGAGACGGTCGTGAACAACGAGAGCGAGGAGATCATGCGGATGCTCGACACCGCGTTCCACGACCTCGGCAACGGCGTCGACCTCTACCCCGAGGGGTACCGTGAGGAGGTGGACGAGTTGATCGACGACGTCTACCCGCGAATCAACAACGGCGTCTACCGCGCCGGCTTCGCCGGCACCCAGGCGGCGTACGACGATGCGGTCGATGACCTGTTCGAGGCGCTCGACGAGTACGAGGAGCACCTGGACCACCGCCGGTACCTCGCGGGCGACCGCCTCACCGAGGCCGACGTGGCGCTGTTCGCGACGCTCGTCCGCTTCGACCACGTCTACCACACGCACTTCCGGTGCAACCGCCGTGCAATCCACGAGTACCCGAACCTCTGGGAGTACACGAAGGACGTGTTCGGGACGCCCGGCGTCGCGGGGACGGTGAACCTGGACCACATCACCCGCCACTACTACAAGTCGCACGAGAGCCTGAACCCGAAGCGCATCGTACCGACCGGCCCAGACATCGACTTCTCGGCGCCGCACGACCGGGACGGGTTGCCCGGCGAACCTCCCGCAGAACTGGTGGGGGACGCGGCGGCGGATTGA
- a CDS encoding formate/nitrite transporter family protein, with the protein MSDPDASENETAVRDAVERSRSGAPAAGRVVRDRFSSDEVFQRIVAAADEEITSGSRELFFSGLAGGFAITITFMLYVSLSATTGGDPVVSALLYPLGFIYIIIGGYQLYTENTLPPVALTLERLASIPALLRNWVVVISGNAAGGALGATALVFGGVLSPEAATVAAELGQHGVETGWWPLFSKAAFAGLIVAGVVWVEYASQDTISRLVVVYLAFLAIPLGGLYHSVVSITEMVYLVLRGDLAVFVGFVDFVLPVLLGNTVGGVILVTVVNYFQTTERRLESARFEGADRQLSLKEWLFGGLVGQSYVPLVDTAEEPTTDDGGYRVLVPIANPRTESRLVELACTLAAEREAATVHVVHIVQVPDRSPGGYGAGQNRRIVAESERLLEDVRETVGTYDVTCETSTIVSHRSFEAVFRVAERRDTDLVMLGWGADRLWGAARRDRPLHELTGQLPCDFLVFKDSGIDTSRVLLPVTDSPHSDLCAEIARTLQAGTGAEVTLLHVVDDSDEVAAGKRFLVEWAAEHDLEDTTPVVDDSGDLEGTIAREAAGHTMLLMGATERGLLSRLVRDSLHYDVVDEVDCSVLLAERPMERGLGERLLPLR; encoded by the coding sequence ATGTCCGACCCCGATGCATCCGAGAACGAGACGGCGGTCAGGGACGCCGTCGAGCGCTCGCGGAGCGGCGCGCCGGCGGCGGGCCGGGTCGTCCGCGACCGGTTCTCGTCGGACGAGGTGTTCCAGCGGATCGTCGCCGCGGCCGACGAGGAGATAACGTCCGGTAGCCGCGAACTGTTCTTCAGCGGGCTCGCGGGCGGCTTCGCCATCACCATCACGTTCATGCTGTACGTCTCGCTGTCGGCGACGACCGGCGGGGACCCCGTGGTGAGCGCCCTGCTGTACCCGCTCGGGTTCATCTACATCATCATCGGCGGCTACCAGCTGTACACCGAAAACACGCTCCCTCCGGTCGCGCTGACGCTCGAACGGCTCGCAAGCATTCCGGCCCTGCTGCGCAACTGGGTGGTCGTGATCAGCGGGAACGCCGCCGGCGGGGCCCTCGGGGCGACCGCGCTCGTCTTCGGCGGCGTGCTCTCACCGGAGGCGGCGACGGTGGCGGCGGAACTGGGCCAGCACGGCGTCGAAACCGGGTGGTGGCCCCTGTTCTCGAAGGCCGCGTTCGCCGGGCTAATCGTCGCAGGGGTCGTCTGGGTCGAGTACGCCTCCCAGGACACGATCTCCCGGCTCGTCGTCGTCTACCTCGCCTTCCTCGCCATCCCCCTGGGGGGGCTGTACCACTCGGTCGTCTCGATCACCGAGATGGTGTACCTGGTCCTCCGGGGGGACCTCGCCGTGTTCGTCGGGTTCGTCGATTTCGTCCTCCCGGTCCTGCTCGGCAACACGGTCGGCGGGGTCATCCTCGTCACCGTCGTCAACTACTTCCAGACGACAGAGCGGCGCCTCGAGTCCGCGCGCTTTGAGGGCGCCGATCGGCAGCTCTCGCTCAAGGAGTGGCTCTTCGGCGGGCTGGTGGGGCAGTCGTACGTCCCGCTCGTCGACACTGCGGAGGAACCGACGACCGACGACGGGGGGTACCGGGTACTTGTGCCGATCGCGAACCCGCGGACCGAGTCCAGGCTCGTGGAACTCGCGTGCACGCTCGCCGCCGAGAGGGAGGCCGCCACGGTCCACGTCGTCCACATCGTCCAGGTTCCCGACCGGTCCCCGGGTGGGTACGGCGCCGGGCAGAACCGGCGGATCGTCGCGGAGTCCGAGCGGCTGCTCGAGGACGTCCGCGAGACGGTGGGTACCTACGACGTCACCTGCGAAACCTCCACGATCGTCTCACACCGCTCGTTCGAGGCGGTGTTCAGGGTCGCCGAGCGCAGGGACACCGACCTCGTGATGCTTGGCTGGGGTGCCGACCGCCTGTGGGGTGCCGCACGACGGGACCGCCCGCTCCACGAACTCACGGGTCAGCTTCCCTGCGACTTCCTCGTGTTCAAGGATAGTGGAATTGACACTTCCCGGGTCCTGCTCCCCGTCACCGACTCCCCGCACTCGGACCTCTGTGCCGAGATCGCCAGGACGCTCCAGGCCGGAACGGGCGCCGAGGTCACGCTCCTGCACGTCGTCGACGATTCGGACGAGGTCGCGGCTGGGAAGCGCTTCCTCGTGGAGTGGGCCGCCGAGCACGACCTCGAGGATACCACGCCAGTGGTCGACGACTCCGGGGATCTCGAGGGGACCATCGCCCGGGAGGCGGCGGGCCACACCATGCTGTTGATGGGGGCGACCGAACGAGGCCTGCTGTCGCGGCTCGTCCGCGACTCGCTCCACTACGACGTCGTGGACGAGGTGGACTGCTCGGTC